The Actinopolyspora erythraea genome has a segment encoding these proteins:
- a CDS encoding thioesterase II family protein has protein sequence MSADHYVPPSSWLRSLHKPSGSTNRLIYLPYAGGGAGVYSRWVPFLPDALELLAVQYPGREDRLEENPPDSIRSIARRVAVALQWFNDKPYSIFGHSMGSVVAYETCRFAEMLGVAGPEELVVAAGEPPDRLAVGDLSGASVGRAMTSSAGTDTHGEHGAVGSPTANLEHDLELLADYAGLDVTSTSVRVPIVVLTYEDDPDIDTDAVRSWSSRTERNCRYTVLPGDHFSCFTDPGRTICEITSGA, from the coding sequence TTGAGTGCCGATCACTACGTTCCGCCGAGCAGTTGGCTCAGATCGTTGCACAAGCCCTCGGGAAGCACGAATCGGTTGATCTATTTGCCGTACGCGGGTGGTGGGGCAGGTGTCTACAGTCGTTGGGTACCTTTTCTTCCGGACGCTCTCGAGCTGCTGGCAGTGCAGTACCCGGGCAGGGAAGACCGACTCGAGGAAAATCCCCCAGACAGCATCCGCTCGATCGCCCGCCGGGTAGCTGTAGCCCTTCAGTGGTTCAACGACAAGCCCTACTCGATTTTCGGCCACAGCATGGGGTCCGTAGTCGCCTACGAGACGTGCAGATTCGCCGAGATGCTCGGTGTGGCGGGTCCGGAGGAGCTCGTTGTCGCCGCGGGCGAGCCACCGGACCGGTTGGCGGTGGGCGATCTCTCCGGAGCGAGCGTCGGTCGAGCGATGACGAGTTCGGCGGGGACGGACACTCACGGAGAGCACGGGGCGGTTGGGTCACCGACTGCGAATTTGGAGCACGATCTCGAGTTGCTGGCCGACTACGCCGGCCTCGATGTCACGAGCACGAGCGTTCGAGTTCCCATCGTGGTGCTGACCTATGAGGACGATCCCGACATCGACACGGACGCAGTGCGGTCATGGTCGTCCCGAACCGAGCGGAACTGCAGGTACACGGTGCTTCCAGGGGATCATTTCAGCTGTTTCACCGACCCCGGAAGGACCATCTGTGAGATCACTAGCGGTGCTTGA